One Fuerstiella marisgermanici DNA window includes the following coding sequences:
- a CDS encoding M28 family peptidase, which translates to MNFRSAIKSVVLCFVCSSLLPFAVAQEQDDITATDPAAAAKQEGQLLRRTRQLTYEGRRAGEGYFSADGRQMVFQSERYDGNPFFQIYLLNRDTGDTELISPGHGKTTCAWIHPDGEKVLYASTQDDPDAKQEQADEIARRESGKERRYSWDYDAFYDIYEYDLKTKEYKNLTDAKGYDAEGSWSPDGKLIAFASNRSAYQEKLTDKQQKMFEQDPAWASEIYLMNSDGSNVRRLTKTPGYDGGPFFSPDGKHICWRRFSENGATAEIMTMDVTGENQKQLTHLETMSWAPYYHPSGDYLIFTTNKHGFANFELYIVDREGQKEPVRVTYTAGFDGLPVFTPDGTQLSWTTNRTTNNQSQIFIAEWDHKQALKLLGLESKSETEQPQMASKSAAGRAPGARQDFAPADAVRHVEYLCRPQLQGRLTGTKGEKLATNYVALYLETLGLEPAGDDGSWFQEFEFTSGVSAGDNNKLQAGETSYELHKDWRPLVFSKTGDFEAADVVFAGYGIQAPAGDGFEEYDSFVHLDVKDKWVVCFRFMPEDINAERRQYLNSFSSLRFKAMKARDMGARGLIVMSGPTSGVKNQLVPMQFDGSLAGTSLAVLSVSDEVATAWFKDAGKDLAAIQKKMDNGEPAMGFPLKSLKLSASIDIQQEKKTGRNVLGRLQVQDVPAHEIVVVGAHIDHLGAGPNTNSLARGDEASNIHFGADDNASGVAAMLQMAEAMASAKDAGKLEGTRDVIFAAWSGEELGLLGSSHYVKELETMFSQHAAALTPEEKQADKADAPADESTEETDKEKTDAESGPNTGGLHLYIAACLNMDMVGRMQEKLVLQGIGSSGDWQQIVEKANVPLGLPVTLQNDSYIPTDASVFFLHGVPILSAFTGSHGEYHTPRDTPEKLNYEGISKIARFMNLVCRDLINRRKSPNYVMQTKPEDGQRRANLRAYLGTIPDYAESDVTGVMLSGVAKGGPADKAGVKGGDAIIKLAGKAIENIYDYTYAIEALKIGQEVEIVVKRDGKDVTMKVTPGSRD; encoded by the coding sequence GTGAATTTTAGATCCGCAATCAAAAGCGTCGTCTTGTGCTTCGTCTGTTCGTCACTGTTGCCGTTCGCGGTGGCTCAGGAACAGGACGACATCACTGCAACGGATCCGGCCGCCGCGGCAAAGCAGGAAGGCCAGCTGTTAAGGCGAACGCGACAGCTCACGTACGAAGGTCGCCGTGCGGGGGAAGGCTACTTCAGCGCAGACGGGCGGCAAATGGTGTTTCAGAGCGAACGGTACGATGGAAACCCCTTCTTTCAGATTTACCTTTTGAACAGAGACACCGGCGATACCGAATTGATCTCGCCCGGCCACGGCAAGACGACGTGTGCGTGGATTCATCCAGACGGCGAGAAGGTTCTGTACGCGTCGACTCAGGACGACCCTGACGCAAAACAGGAGCAGGCAGACGAGATCGCTCGGCGGGAATCGGGCAAAGAACGCCGCTATTCGTGGGACTACGACGCCTTCTACGATATCTACGAATACGATCTGAAAACCAAAGAATATAAGAACCTGACTGATGCAAAAGGCTACGACGCTGAAGGTTCTTGGTCGCCGGACGGCAAGCTGATTGCCTTTGCGTCCAATCGGTCGGCTTACCAAGAAAAGCTGACGGACAAACAACAAAAAATGTTTGAGCAGGATCCGGCGTGGGCCAGCGAAATCTATCTGATGAACTCAGACGGCAGCAACGTGCGTCGCCTGACGAAGACGCCCGGCTACGATGGCGGTCCATTCTTTTCGCCTGATGGCAAACACATCTGCTGGCGTCGGTTTTCCGAAAACGGAGCCACGGCTGAAATCATGACGATGGACGTCACTGGCGAGAACCAAAAGCAGCTGACTCATCTGGAAACCATGTCGTGGGCGCCGTACTACCATCCGTCCGGCGACTATTTGATCTTTACGACCAACAAACACGGCTTCGCGAATTTCGAACTGTACATCGTGGATCGCGAAGGGCAGAAAGAGCCGGTGCGAGTCACCTACACGGCTGGCTTCGACGGTTTGCCCGTCTTCACGCCGGATGGCACTCAGCTGTCGTGGACGACGAATCGCACAACGAACAATCAGTCGCAGATCTTTATTGCGGAATGGGATCACAAACAAGCGCTGAAGTTGCTCGGGCTGGAATCGAAGTCAGAAACTGAACAGCCTCAAATGGCGTCAAAGTCGGCGGCTGGTCGAGCTCCCGGCGCGCGGCAGGACTTCGCGCCGGCGGACGCCGTTCGACATGTGGAATACCTCTGCCGTCCACAATTGCAGGGACGTTTGACTGGTACGAAAGGCGAAAAACTGGCGACGAATTATGTCGCACTGTATCTGGAGACGTTAGGGCTGGAACCGGCCGGGGACGACGGATCGTGGTTTCAGGAATTCGAATTCACGTCCGGTGTGTCGGCAGGCGACAACAATAAGCTGCAGGCGGGTGAGACGTCTTACGAACTTCACAAAGACTGGCGACCGCTCGTGTTTTCGAAGACGGGCGACTTCGAAGCGGCCGACGTTGTGTTCGCGGGCTACGGTATTCAGGCACCGGCGGGCGACGGCTTTGAAGAATACGATTCGTTTGTTCATTTGGACGTCAAAGATAAGTGGGTCGTTTGCTTCCGTTTCATGCCGGAAGACATCAATGCGGAACGCCGACAGTATCTGAACAGCTTTAGCAGTCTTCGCTTCAAGGCGATGAAGGCTCGCGACATGGGAGCTCGCGGATTGATCGTGATGAGCGGTCCGACATCCGGTGTGAAAAACCAACTGGTGCCGATGCAGTTTGATGGTTCGCTGGCCGGAACTAGTCTGGCTGTGCTAAGTGTTTCAGACGAAGTCGCAACGGCGTGGTTCAAAGACGCGGGTAAAGACCTGGCAGCTATTCAGAAGAAAATGGACAATGGCGAACCGGCGATGGGATTCCCATTGAAGTCTCTGAAGCTGTCCGCGAGTATCGACATTCAGCAGGAGAAGAAGACCGGTCGCAATGTGCTGGGCCGACTTCAGGTGCAGGACGTTCCGGCTCACGAGATTGTCGTCGTGGGTGCTCACATCGATCACCTCGGTGCCGGGCCAAATACCAATTCGCTCGCTCGAGGCGACGAAGCGTCGAATATTCACTTTGGAGCGGACGACAACGCGTCGGGCGTTGCTGCGATGCTGCAAATGGCCGAAGCGATGGCGTCTGCCAAAGACGCGGGCAAGCTGGAAGGCACCCGCGATGTTATCTTCGCCGCATGGTCGGGCGAAGAACTCGGGCTGCTGGGTTCCAGTCACTATGTCAAAGAACTGGAAACCATGTTCTCTCAACACGCGGCTGCGTTGACGCCCGAAGAAAAGCAGGCTGACAAAGCGGACGCTCCAGCCGACGAGTCCACTGAAGAAACGGACAAAGAGAAAACGGATGCTGAGTCCGGGCCGAATACGGGCGGTCTTCATTTGTACATTGCAGCGTGCCTGAACATGGACATGGTGGGACGCATGCAGGAAAAGTTGGTGCTGCAGGGGATTGGATCGTCAGGCGACTGGCAACAAATTGTGGAGAAAGCCAACGTGCCTTTGGGGCTGCCGGTCACTCTGCAAAATGACAGCTACATCCCGACCGACGCCAGCGTGTTCTTCCTTCACGGTGTACCAATCCTTTCGGCGTTCACCGGCAGCCACGGCGAATATCACACGCCTCGAGATACGCCAGAGAAATTAAACTACGAAGGTATCTCAAAGATTGCCCGGTTCATGAACCTTGTCTGTCGCGACCTGATCAACCGCCGCAAGTCGCCTAATTATGTCATGCAGACGAAGCCGGAAGACGGGCAGCGTCGCGCGAATCTGCGAGCGTACCTGGGCACGATTCCGGACTATGCAGAATCTGACGTTACGGGCGTCATGCTTTCGGGAGTTGCCAAGGGCGGGCCGGCCGATAAAGCGGGCGTCAAGGGTGGCGATGCGATCATCAAACTGGCTGGAAAGGCGATCGAGAATATCTACGACTACACGTATGCGATCGAAGCTTTAAAGATCGGGCAGGAGGTCGAGATCGTCGTGAAACGCGATGGTAAAGACGTCACAATGAAGGTGACGCCGGGTTCTCGGGATTAG
- a CDS encoding DUF1559 domain-containing protein, which translates to MRPLQMSRARNRAFTLIELLVVIAIIAILIALLLPAVQQAREAARRTQCKNNLKQIGLALHNYHDVSNSFPFAWMLGSDFNASVWGIQILPHLEQGALWNNWNSSIPPFNEAAAFGMGPASAIQQNLDVIKTPIAVYLCPSTASETVHDYDLTPAGFPITYTTARTDYITTNGVRSGFADIAYAGNAGGQRGGALSSVGVDPSSGQPSGSITRMRDITDGTSNTIAIGERVGGNAILDSRGQINTAWTAALGGTNGGGWGDILNGEHWIAGALYDGTPSPFAPSGGPCPINCSNARGAGLYSFHTGGAQVLLCDGSVRFLSANIDAGNFAALVTIGKGEILGEF; encoded by the coding sequence ATGCGTCCATTGCAGATGTCGCGTGCGCGAAATCGCGCTTTCACGTTGATCGAGCTCCTGGTTGTGATTGCAATCATCGCGATCTTGATCGCTTTGCTTTTGCCCGCCGTGCAGCAGGCTCGCGAGGCGGCTCGCAGAACGCAGTGCAAAAATAATCTAAAACAGATCGGACTCGCGCTGCACAACTACCATGACGTTTCAAACTCGTTTCCATTTGCGTGGATGCTGGGATCAGATTTCAACGCGTCCGTCTGGGGCATACAGATTCTGCCGCACCTTGAGCAAGGGGCACTCTGGAATAACTGGAACTCGAGCATTCCTCCGTTTAACGAAGCTGCCGCATTCGGGATGGGGCCAGCATCCGCGATTCAGCAAAATCTGGATGTGATCAAAACACCAATTGCCGTTTACCTTTGCCCGTCGACCGCCAGCGAGACGGTGCATGACTACGACCTGACACCGGCCGGATTTCCGATCACGTATACCACGGCACGCACCGATTATATTACGACCAATGGGGTGCGATCCGGTTTTGCCGACATTGCGTATGCCGGCAACGCGGGTGGCCAGCGCGGCGGAGCGCTGTCTTCTGTGGGAGTGGACCCGTCGTCGGGGCAGCCCAGCGGTTCAATCACTCGAATGCGTGACATCACCGACGGCACGTCGAACACAATTGCTATTGGCGAACGTGTCGGCGGAAATGCAATTCTGGACAGTCGCGGCCAGATCAATACGGCGTGGACGGCTGCATTGGGCGGCACAAACGGTGGTGGCTGGGGAGACATTCTTAACGGCGAACACTGGATCGCGGGAGCCCTCTATGACGGCACGCCTTCGCCGTTTGCACCCAGTGGCGGCCCCTGCCCCATCAACTGCTCAAACGCGCGAGGTGCTGGATTGTACAGCTTCCACACCGGCGGTGCTCAGGTGCTGCTGTGTGACGGTTCCGTGCGGTTTTTGAGTGCGAATATCGACGCCGGAAACTTTGCAGCTTTGGTGACAATCGGCAAAGGCGAGATCCTCGGCGAGTTCTAG
- a CDS encoding PAS domain-containing protein, which yields MVDQMQDFAPLLTVLAKPVLTAAIDAGTFKSVADLVTFFCVTVISLVLIVWATPTAKTRLLRVMAVLYCGSGIFHFLAYWHRHLPVKSSSVIVGSLVAMILILIMALVIYVLKKFSGAEHLAETQKSLNRAKQELSREQYLLSSLVDNLPDCIYFKDADSRFIRCNQRTADIFELATPEDALGKSDHDFYRKEEADEYRADELHIMQTGEPIINKEEYELLPDGQHHWMLSTKLPLRDADGNIIGTFGLSRDITQLKQAEARLTEWRERFELAVKGTNDGLWDWNVQTDEVWYAARFRELLGFEGDDIIAFPNQLKSFIDRLHPEDRVRVMRSFDDHLENRRPHDEEYRLHTVDGHDRWFRGRGQAKWDENGKPVRMAGSIQDVHRRHQEQEELNSLKLQLQQALQGGNVGMWDWDVLTNEVIVSPELMLQIGEDPERPWTSLNDWNIRLHPDDRDAAVQRTQDYIAGRIEEYESSFRLQHANGGYRWILSRGKLFRKDDGQPRRFIGVHVDLTELREAQEALADSEARLTNRSAELERSNRELQQFAYVASHDLQEPLRSVVGFCQLLEREYQDSLDDTGQMYLQMIVDGGKRMQQLISDLLEYSRVGRGNSFESVDLQDTMEQVTALLHSAITESDAKVTFDALPTVQADGAQMVRLFQNLVGNAIKYRGDRSPVVKIWSEESNTEWKLFVSDNGIGIDNEFSDQVFIIFKRLHTREEYPGTGIGLAICRRIVERHRGQIRLLESHSQQVDPDHGCTFEIILPKSHT from the coding sequence ATGGTCGACCAGATGCAGGACTTCGCTCCTTTGCTGACTGTTCTTGCGAAACCGGTTCTTACTGCGGCGATCGATGCGGGCACCTTCAAGAGTGTGGCCGATCTTGTTACGTTCTTCTGCGTGACGGTGATCTCACTGGTGCTGATCGTCTGGGCCACTCCGACCGCGAAAACTCGGCTACTTCGCGTGATGGCCGTCCTCTATTGCGGCAGCGGGATCTTCCATTTTCTCGCCTACTGGCATCGACACCTGCCCGTGAAGTCGTCGTCAGTCATCGTCGGCTCCCTTGTCGCGATGATCCTGATTTTGATCATGGCGTTGGTGATCTATGTCCTGAAGAAATTCTCCGGCGCGGAACACCTGGCGGAAACTCAGAAGTCGCTAAATCGAGCAAAGCAGGAACTTTCGCGCGAGCAGTACTTGCTGTCCAGTCTTGTCGACAACCTGCCGGACTGTATCTATTTCAAAGATGCAGATTCGCGATTCATTCGCTGCAACCAACGGACGGCGGACATCTTCGAACTGGCTACCCCGGAAGATGCCCTCGGCAAGTCAGACCATGACTTCTATCGCAAAGAAGAGGCCGACGAATATCGTGCCGATGAGCTGCATATTATGCAGACCGGTGAGCCGATCATTAACAAGGAGGAGTACGAGCTGCTTCCCGACGGACAGCACCACTGGATGCTGTCCACGAAGTTGCCGCTGCGAGATGCCGACGGCAACATCATTGGCACGTTCGGCCTGTCGCGAGACATTACTCAGCTTAAGCAGGCCGAAGCGCGTCTGACGGAATGGCGGGAACGATTTGAACTGGCCGTAAAAGGAACCAACGACGGCCTGTGGGACTGGAATGTGCAAACAGATGAAGTGTGGTACGCCGCTCGGTTTCGAGAACTGCTGGGCTTTGAGGGAGACGACATCATCGCGTTTCCCAACCAACTGAAAAGCTTCATCGACCGATTGCATCCGGAAGATCGGGTGCGAGTGATGCGGTCATTTGACGACCACCTTGAGAACCGACGGCCTCACGACGAAGAATATCGCCTTCACACGGTAGACGGACACGACCGCTGGTTCCGAGGCCGAGGCCAGGCGAAGTGGGACGAAAACGGCAAACCGGTTCGAATGGCAGGATCGATTCAGGACGTCCACCGTCGCCATCAGGAACAGGAAGAGCTGAATAGTTTGAAGCTGCAACTGCAGCAGGCACTGCAGGGTGGCAACGTTGGCATGTGGGACTGGGATGTCCTGACAAATGAAGTCATCGTATCGCCCGAATTAATGTTGCAGATTGGCGAAGATCCGGAACGTCCATGGACCTCGCTTAACGACTGGAACATCCGTCTGCATCCGGACGACCGAGACGCGGCCGTCCAGCGAACTCAGGACTACATTGCCGGGCGTATTGAAGAATACGAATCGTCATTCCGATTACAACATGCGAACGGCGGCTACCGCTGGATACTCTCGCGAGGCAAATTGTTCCGCAAGGATGACGGCCAGCCGCGACGCTTTATCGGCGTCCACGTCGACCTCACGGAGCTGCGCGAGGCTCAGGAAGCACTGGCGGATAGCGAAGCCCGGCTCACAAATCGATCAGCAGAACTGGAACGCAGCAATCGCGAGTTGCAGCAGTTCGCCTATGTGGCGTCGCACGACCTTCAGGAACCGCTTCGCAGCGTTGTGGGATTCTGTCAATTGCTGGAAAGGGAATATCAGGACAGCCTTGATGACACCGGGCAGATGTATCTGCAAATGATCGTCGATGGCGGCAAGCGGATGCAGCAGCTGATCAGCGATTTGCTTGAATATTCCCGAGTCGGGCGGGGCAACAGTTTCGAATCGGTCGACCTTCAGGACACGATGGAACAGGTCACAGCACTGCTGCATTCTGCGATCACGGAATCCGACGCGAAGGTAACGTTTGACGCCCTGCCCACAGTGCAAGCCGACGGTGCTCAAATGGTACGACTGTTCCAAAATCTGGTGGGCAATGCGATCAAATATCGCGGAGATCGTTCGCCGGTTGTTAAGATCTGGTCAGAAGAATCGAATACCGAATGGAAGCTGTTCGTTTCTGACAACGGCATCGGAATTGACAACGAATTTTCTGACCAGGTGTTTATCATCTTCAAACGGTTGCACACGCGAGAGGAATATCCGGGGACCGGAATCGGCCTGGCCATTTGCCGCAGAATTGTGGAACGTCACAGAGGGCAGATTCGCCTGCTGGAAAGTCATTCGCAGCAGGTGGATCCCGATCACGGGTGCACTTTTGAGATCATTTTGCCGAAGTCACACACTTAG
- a CDS encoding aldehyde dehydrogenase family protein, translated as MIDIPVIRWGKPYESLEKADVVHFETGEVMAQMHQANAGLVKMDMRKSAKAREALRAFTPEELIAMCAKAADLFLEAELPLGNGTQTPDQFCEIQSATTGLPLNMAKGNMGKIAFVLKNMGATLDALTRGLPLEILHKGYGMESRGVMVSYQSTTDTIGLVLPSNSPGVHTLWLPAIPLQVGLVLKPGSSEPWTPYRMYEAFAAAGVPREAFCLYPGPHDVGNAVLEKCERAMIFGGAATVEKYAGDSRVQAHGPGFSKILLGDDVVDRWEDYLDLMVNSVLINGGRSCINCSGIWASRHTEEIADAIAKKLGPIQALPTTDPDAALAAFTMEGAAEAMNNMIEDGCKSPAVTEVTAKYREGDRLIQKERCDYLRPTVLHVSDCDDEMANTEFMFPFVSVTQCPQDQMLKKIGPTLVGTAITEDEAWTRQLVDARHIDRLNVGPVPTYALNWLQPHEGNIIDFLYRNRAFQNSPPPAH; from the coding sequence ATGATCGACATTCCTGTAATCCGCTGGGGAAAACCTTACGAATCGCTCGAAAAAGCAGATGTCGTCCACTTCGAAACCGGTGAAGTGATGGCTCAAATGCACCAGGCGAATGCAGGCCTGGTCAAGATGGACATGCGCAAGTCCGCGAAGGCCCGCGAAGCTTTGCGAGCCTTCACGCCGGAAGAACTGATCGCCATGTGTGCGAAGGCGGCTGATCTGTTTCTGGAAGCCGAACTGCCACTTGGCAATGGGACTCAAACGCCCGACCAGTTCTGCGAAATCCAGTCAGCCACCACCGGCCTGCCGCTGAACATGGCGAAAGGCAACATGGGCAAGATCGCGTTCGTCCTGAAGAACATGGGCGCCACTTTGGATGCTCTGACGCGCGGGCTGCCTCTGGAAATTCTGCACAAAGGCTACGGCATGGAAAGCCGCGGCGTGATGGTCAGCTATCAGTCGACCACGGACACAATTGGACTTGTGCTGCCGTCAAATTCGCCCGGCGTGCATACGCTGTGGCTGCCCGCGATTCCGCTGCAGGTGGGACTCGTGCTGAAACCAGGTTCGTCCGAACCATGGACGCCGTACCGCATGTACGAAGCCTTCGCGGCGGCCGGTGTGCCTCGCGAAGCCTTCTGCTTGTATCCAGGTCCGCACGACGTCGGCAACGCCGTGCTGGAAAAATGCGAACGAGCCATGATTTTCGGCGGCGCGGCGACAGTCGAAAAGTATGCCGGCGATTCGCGTGTCCAGGCGCACGGACCAGGCTTCAGTAAAATTCTGCTCGGCGACGACGTGGTCGATCGCTGGGAAGACTACCTGGACCTGATGGTCAACAGTGTTCTGATCAACGGTGGCCGAAGCTGCATCAACTGTTCAGGCATCTGGGCATCGCGGCACACAGAAGAAATTGCCGACGCAATCGCCAAAAAACTCGGCCCAATCCAGGCACTGCCCACCACCGATCCCGACGCCGCCCTGGCCGCCTTCACCATGGAAGGCGCGGCGGAAGCGATGAACAACATGATCGAAGACGGTTGCAAATCACCGGCCGTCACCGAAGTCACGGCGAAGTATCGCGAAGGCGACCGGTTGATTCAAAAAGAACGCTGCGACTACCTGCGACCGACCGTGCTGCACGTCAGCGATTGCGACGATGAAATGGCGAACACGGAATTCATGTTTCCATTCGTATCAGTCACACAGTGTCCTCAGGATCAGATGCTGAAAAAAATCGGCCCCACCCTGGTCGGCACCGCGATCACTGAAGACGAAGCGTGGACTCGGCAACTGGTGGATGCTCGCCACATTGACCGCCTGAATGTCGGCCCGGTTCCGACGTATGCGTTAAACTGGCTGCAGCCGCACGAAGGCAACATCATCGACTTCCTGTACCGAAACCGAGCCTTCCAAAACAGCCCACCTCCGGCGCATTAA
- a CDS encoding sulfatase-like hydrolase/transferase translates to MIFTLSCLAASFVHAAEKPNILFLFADDQAFHTIHALGNDEIKTPNIDQLIKNGTTFTHTYNQGGWNGAICVASRAMLNTGRFLWHAHDLENDIKKQWVPNKRMWAQRMAAAGYQTFFSGKWHVKADTKNVFEVARHMRGGMPNQTDAGYDRPKSRDDVAWKPWDKKFEGFWKGGRHWSEVLGDDAVDYMSLAASDERPFFMYLAFNAPHDPRQSPKQFVDMYPVDKIQVPQTFLAEYPYDIGSNRVRDEKLAPFPRTPYSVQVNRQEYYAIITHMDHQIGRILKALKQTGQAENTWIFFTADHGLACGNHGLLGKQNMFDHSMRVPFAVTGPGVDAGRKVGQRIYLQSVMATSLALATGNVPEDVEFESLLPLLKDGKPEVTGDIYGAYTDTQRMITVGHEKLILYPKTGVSLLFDLKADPDEMTDLSSKNGSLARKRALFQEFLKHQKVVGDKLDVSEAFSELAVAGT, encoded by the coding sequence GTGATTTTCACACTGTCCTGCCTGGCGGCCTCGTTTGTCCATGCGGCGGAAAAGCCCAACATCCTGTTCCTGTTCGCTGACGATCAGGCGTTCCACACGATTCATGCGCTCGGCAACGATGAGATCAAGACGCCCAACATTGATCAACTGATCAAGAACGGGACCACGTTCACTCATACGTACAATCAGGGCGGGTGGAATGGAGCGATCTGCGTGGCCAGTCGAGCCATGCTAAACACCGGCCGGTTCCTGTGGCACGCACACGATCTCGAAAATGACATAAAAAAACAGTGGGTGCCCAATAAAAGGATGTGGGCGCAGCGAATGGCGGCGGCCGGCTACCAGACATTCTTCTCCGGCAAGTGGCACGTAAAGGCCGACACCAAAAACGTATTCGAAGTCGCTCGCCACATGCGCGGCGGTATGCCGAATCAAACCGATGCCGGTTACGACCGACCAAAGTCGCGCGACGACGTTGCCTGGAAGCCTTGGGACAAAAAGTTCGAAGGCTTCTGGAAGGGCGGGCGGCATTGGAGCGAAGTTCTGGGCGACGACGCGGTCGACTACATGAGTCTCGCGGCCAGCGATGAGCGACCGTTCTTCATGTACCTGGCCTTCAATGCGCCACACGACCCCAGACAGTCACCAAAGCAATTTGTCGACATGTACCCTGTCGATAAGATCCAGGTGCCACAGACATTTTTGGCTGAGTACCCCTATGACATCGGCAGCAACAGAGTGCGTGACGAAAAGCTGGCCCCGTTTCCTCGCACGCCGTATTCGGTGCAGGTCAATCGTCAGGAATACTATGCGATCATCACTCACATGGACCACCAGATTGGCCGCATTCTGAAAGCTCTAAAACAAACCGGCCAGGCAGAAAATACGTGGATCTTCTTCACGGCTGATCACGGACTGGCTTGCGGAAATCATGGTCTGCTGGGCAAGCAGAATATGTTCGATCATAGCATGCGAGTTCCCTTTGCCGTGACTGGACCGGGTGTCGATGCCGGGCGAAAGGTTGGGCAACGCATCTACCTGCAAAGCGTGATGGCCACCAGCCTTGCCCTGGCCACTGGCAATGTGCCTGAGGATGTTGAATTCGAAAGCCTTCTACCGTTGTTAAAAGATGGCAAGCCGGAAGTGACGGGCGATATCTACGGAGCGTACACGGACACTCAACGCATGATCACGGTGGGCCATGAGAAACTGATTCTGTATCCGAAGACCGGTGTTTCGCTGCTGTTTGATCTGAAGGCTGATCCGGATGAGATGACCGATCTGTCAAGTAAGAATGGCTCGCTGGCACGAAAGCGTGCGTTGTTTCAAGAGTTCCTGAAACACCAGAAAGTCGTCGGAGACAAGCTGGACGTTTCCGAAGCGTTTTCAGAATTGGCAGTCGCCGGAACCTAA
- a CDS encoding response regulator translates to MTQDRCHEILLVEDSPSDAMLAMQGLSESSFASRVSHAKDGVEALAMLRREDPHSDCPRPDLIFLDLNMPRKDGRQVLNELRRDSDLTKIPVVVLSTSADETDIHDCYGLGSNSYIVKPVELQDFFHALERTQDYWFRTCAMPRLS, encoded by the coding sequence ATGACCCAGGATCGCTGCCACGAAATCCTACTTGTGGAGGACAGCCCGTCGGACGCGATGCTGGCCATGCAGGGTTTGTCGGAAAGTAGTTTCGCAAGCCGAGTCAGTCACGCGAAAGACGGCGTAGAAGCGCTTGCCATGCTTCGACGCGAAGATCCGCATTCCGACTGCCCGCGTCCCGATCTGATTTTTCTGGATCTGAACATGCCGCGCAAGGATGGTCGGCAGGTGCTGAACGAACTACGACGGGACTCTGATCTGACAAAGATCCCGGTTGTCGTGCTGTCCACGTCGGCTGACGAAACGGACATCCACGATTGTTATGGCCTGGGTTCGAACAGCTACATTGTGAAGCCGGTTGAACTGCAGGATTTCTTTCACGCACTCGAACGTACTCAGGACTATTGGTTTCGTACGTGTGCGATGCCAAGGCTAAGTTGA
- a CDS encoding vWA domain-containing protein, with amino-acid sequence MPATAPLVSQCHQCAGIAAAPATGGEVAECIQCGVTFLLPQQAFANDQVNERRPELVASPAADNSSTWKLRSLAGAVSLLLNGAIFFLLGLLYFHGRPVEAPFQFSGQLLTDDADEFELVADIEAGGQSPNDDSAASDQIMLPTRFDNHNAAETSVSLKSGRGGGSGRGTGSGTGNGAGMFATSKAADSFAYVVDASGSMRGGRMQRVLWELDRSINALEPHQSFFVVFFSNKPFPMMWPNIERRLVAATDNNRKRILQWASTVSPDGGTEPQGALQQALRLKPDVVFFLTDGVIPDTTERVVRLNRKAPTIVNAICIGGGAESRMMQDIARVGGGELVIVH; translated from the coding sequence ATGCCCGCGACGGCTCCACTTGTTTCACAATGCCATCAGTGTGCCGGCATCGCCGCTGCGCCCGCGACTGGTGGCGAGGTGGCTGAGTGCATTCAATGTGGCGTAACGTTTTTACTGCCTCAGCAGGCGTTCGCGAACGACCAGGTAAACGAACGCCGCCCCGAACTGGTTGCTTCGCCCGCAGCCGATAATTCATCTACCTGGAAGCTCCGCAGTCTGGCTGGTGCCGTATCTTTGCTCTTGAATGGTGCCATCTTTTTCCTGCTGGGGCTCCTGTACTTTCACGGCCGTCCCGTCGAAGCGCCGTTCCAATTCAGCGGCCAGCTACTCACTGACGACGCAGACGAATTCGAACTGGTGGCTGACATCGAGGCAGGAGGCCAGTCGCCGAATGACGATTCGGCGGCCAGTGACCAGATCATGCTGCCGACTCGCTTTGACAACCACAACGCGGCAGAAACCAGCGTCAGCTTGAAGTCAGGACGCGGCGGCGGTTCCGGACGTGGCACGGGCTCCGGCACCGGCAATGGGGCGGGCATGTTTGCGACGTCAAAGGCGGCGGATTCTTTTGCGTATGTGGTCGACGCTTCAGGAAGCATGCGCGGTGGTCGTATGCAACGCGTATTGTGGGAACTGGACCGATCCATCAATGCGCTTGAGCCACATCAATCGTTTTTTGTGGTGTTCTTCAGTAACAAGCCGTTCCCGATGATGTGGCCGAACATCGAACGCCGTCTTGTGGCCGCCACGGACAACAACCGAAAACGAATTCTGCAATGGGCGTCCACCGTCTCGCCAGACGGTGGGACAGAACCTCAGGGAGCTTTACAGCAGGCGTTGCGGCTAAAGCCCGACGTCGTGTTCTTTTTAACGGACGGCGTGATCCCGGATACGACGGAACGAGTTGTGCGGCTGAATCGGAAGGCGCCAACCATCGTCAACGCCATCTGTATCGGCGGCGGGGCTGAATCCCGCATGATGCAAGATATTGCCCGAGTCGGCGGCGGCGAACTCGTAATCGTGCATTGA